A genomic region of Antennarius striatus isolate MH-2024 chromosome 2, ASM4005453v1, whole genome shotgun sequence contains the following coding sequences:
- the wfdc2 gene encoding WAP four-disulfide core domain protein 3 → MEKRCSVVCALITLSVFVHINIVVPVEADGILTASLTKPGHCPRLLMVTPSQTRCECDADCHADHKCCVYNGRAVCVPPAFKKPGVCPSRTVGFGHCAEFCSDDNDCPNEEKCCHNGCGHDCVTPHKVKPGRCPLPQGVSICAEFCYHDGQCPEQQKCCKTTCGHACRKPC, encoded by the exons ATGGAGAAACGCTGCTCTGTTGTGTGTGCACTGATAACACTCAGTGTATTTGTGCACATCAACATAGTTGTACCTGTAGAAGCTGATGGAATTTTAACAG CTTCTCTCACAAAGCCAGGCCACTGCCCACGTCTTCTGATGGTTACTCCATCACAGACGCGCTGTGAGTGCGATGCAGACTGTCATGCTGACCACAAATGTTGTGTCTATAACGGCAGAGCTGTCTGCGTCCCTCCTGCTTTCA AAAAGCCAGGAGTGTGTCCATCCAGGACCGTCGGCTTTGGGCATTGTGCTGAATTCTGCTCTGATGACAACGACTGCCCCAATGAGGAGAAGTGCTGCCACAATGGATGTGGACATGACTGTGTTACCCCACACAAAG TGAAGCCAGGCCGCTGCCCTCTGCCCCAGGGAGTCTCCATATGTGCTGAGTTCTGCTATCACGATGGCCAGTGTCCAGAGCAGCAGAAGTGCTGCAAGACAACTTGCGGCCATGCCTGCAGAAAGCCGTGCTGA
- the pigt gene encoding GPI transamidase component PIG-T, with translation MAAPGCWLSLVLFILFNLAVVSVAVSGETIPINGNNATAVHNSDTEAAEQTVAVEERRWEETPAGRASPDDAATDEEGASARGTVVPPMVPRARDDFQEELVIRPLHSGDIYASFHFRTLWESDFMSRNKVSHYRLFPKSLGQVISKFSVRELHISFTQGYWRTMQWGQPYQPSPPGAELWVWFQDSVTDVDSTWKELTNVLSGIFCASLNFIDSTNTVQPSASFKPLGIVNVTEHRFLRYATLPREIVCTENLTPWKKLLPCGSKAGLAVLLKSEKLFHSSFHSQAVHIRPVCLDQECKNPSLELRQTLNVVFDMYTSAQGKREWSLFKMFSRTLTEACPLASSSKIYVDITADTQGEQIEVSPATPLLSQNVVLGDRRTFSVYDLTQPVTFGTVRSLNLLIRWKASEGDMLRPLLHAERYVAGYGLQTGEIHTMMYNNHPYRSYPVLLLESVPWYLRLYIHTLTVTSKAKDNKPSYIHYQPSKDRVRPHLLEMLIQLPPNSVTEVTVQFERALLKWTEYTPDPNHGFYVGSSVISSLVPSVVAMNTNITEERPLFSNFFPCKEESSYFVRIYTEPLLVNLPTPDFSMPYNVICLTCTVVAVGYGSLYNLLTRSFQVEEPSPGLAKWIANYIRKLRGVPPL, from the exons atggcagCTCCCGGATGTTGGCTATCACTTgtgttgtttattctttttaatttgGCAGTGGTTAGTGTCGCAGTCAGCGGAGAAACGATACCAATTAACGGTAATAATGCTACAGCGGTTCATAATTCAGACACTGAAGCCGCAGAACAAACGGTAGCAGTGGAAGAGAGGCGGTGGGAAGAAACTCCAGCTGGAAGAGCGTCTCCGGACGATGCTGCCACCGACGAGGAGGGCGCCTCAGCCCGTGGAACCGTGGTTCCCCCAATGGTGCCGCGGGCTAGAGATGATTTTCAGGAGGAATTAGTTATCAGACCGCTGCACTCTGGAGATATTTACGCAAGCTTCCACTTTCGCACTCTGTGGGAAAGCGACTTCATGAGTAGAAACAAAG TTTCCCACTACCGCCTCTTTCCCAAGTCTCTGGGCCAGGTCATCTCAAAGTTCTCTGTGCGGGAGCTGCACATCTCCTTCACACAGGGCTACTGGAGGACCATGCAGTGGGGGCAACCGTATCAGCCGTCTCCACCTGGGGCTGAACTGTGGGTCTGGTTCCAGGACTCTGTGACAGA TGTGGATAGCACATGGAAGGAGCTGACCAATGTTTTGTCTGGGATCTTCTGTGCTTCGCTGAACTTCATTGACTCCACCAACACAGTACAGCCCAGTGCATCCTTCAAACCACTGGGTATAGTCAACG TGACGGAGCACCGCTTCCTCCGCTATGCCACTCTCCCACGGGAGATTGTTTGCACTGAGAATTTGACACCCTGGAAGAAACTCCTGCCATGTGGATCCAAG GCTGGTCTTGCTGTCCTATTGAAGTCAGAGAAACTCTTCCACAGCAGTTTTCATTCCCAGGCAGTTCACATCAGACCCGTTTGTCTGGACCAAGAATGCAAAAATCCATCTTTAGAGCTGAGGCAAACTCTGAATGTGGTCTTTGACATGTACACCTCTGCACAAGGCAAACGTG AGTGGTCTCTGTTTAAGATGTTCTCCCGGACTCTGACAGAAGCTTGTCCTCTGGCCTCATCTAGTAAAATTTATGTTGACATCACCGCCGACACTCAG GGGGAGCAGATTGAGGTGAGCCCGGCCACTCCTCTGCTGAGCCAGAATGTGGTGCTGGGAGACCGAAGAACCTTTTCTGTCTACGATCTGACCCAACCAGTCACCTTCGGCACTGTGCGCTCCCTCAACCTACTGATACGGTGGAAGGCCAGTGAAG GTGACATGCTGCGCCCCCTCCTCCATGCTGAGCGTTATGTGGCCGGTTATGGGCTGCAAACCGGAGAGATTCACACAATGATGTACAACAACCACCCCTACAGGTCTTACCCAGTACTGCTGCTGGAATCGGTGCCTTGGTATCTTCGTCTCTACATTCACACCTTGACCGTCACTAGTAAGGCAAAGGACAACAAGCCCA GCTATATCCACTACCAGCCTTCTAAAGACAGAGTGAGGCCCCATCTGCTGGAAATGCTGATCCAGCTGCCTCCCAATTCGGTCACAGAGGTCACCGTTCAGTTTGAGAGGGCGCTTCTCAAGTGGACTGAATACACCCCTGATCCCAACCATGGCTTCTATGTCGG GTCTTCAGTGATCAGCTCTCTTGTGCCGAGTGTAGTTGCCATGAATACAAACATCACAGAGGAACGCCCACTTTTCAGTAACTT TTTTCCCTGTAAAGAGGAGTCCAGCTACTTTGTACGCATCTACACAGAGCCTCTGCTGGTAAACCTGCCCACTCCAGATTTCAGCATGCCTTATAACGTCATCTGTTTGACCTGCACTGTGGTGGCAGTGGGCTACGGCTCCCTCTATAACCTACTCACCCGGAGTTTCCAGGTAGAAGAGCCCAGCCCAGGATTGGCCAAATGGATAGCCAACTACATTCGCAAGCTGAGGGGTGTACCGCCACTGTGA